The following coding sequences are from one Thermodesulforhabdus norvegica window:
- a CDS encoding FAD-dependent oxidoreductase, which yields MMTHPGVPLLIPRSTTSTEVNKTGTWRFLKPIYDEKTAPCSVACPAGEDIPRVERLVSEGAFKEAWEIILEENPFPGICGRVCFHPCEQSCNRAHFDEPVNIRAVERFLSDTAARYRLSPDLNLHDLSGLRVAIIGSGPAGLAAAYFFRVFGYSCEVFEARSEPGGLLRWGIPSYRLPLEVLHRYLKFLEGLGTVFHTSHPVPPDVIGEMSKNYNVVFMAPGTWKPRSGGFEGVEYAEDGLNFLQKIRAGQVERLEGDVIIIGGGNTAVDVARSAVRMGARPLIVYRRRREDMPASVEEIEAAEEEGVELLTLHMPVAIRPEEGSFRVVLRETVVKGVDEGGRAAFEPGTTERVIKASRVFTAIGFEPDPLWLPPATGKNVISWNTATVVVPESPGEAIKVYAGDLTTPSKTVTYAIASAKEAAIVCDILRTRGLSFVNEELKRSSIGNGLFLSMNVYRKGPRSGRSKKVVTFDDINADYFSLEPRLRVPKLLIEERIESFREIELRIAANIAMKEASRCFNCGICNDCDNCRLFCPDLSVKMDESEREHRFIDYDYCKGCGLCVAECPRCAMSLVEESH from the coding sequence ATGATGACACACCCTGGCGTGCCTTTGCTTATTCCCAGGTCCACGACATCCACTGAGGTCAATAAGACGGGCACGTGGCGATTTTTAAAACCCATCTACGATGAGAAAACGGCTCCCTGCAGTGTCGCGTGCCCTGCAGGAGAGGATATCCCCAGGGTGGAGAGACTCGTTTCCGAGGGAGCTTTCAAAGAAGCCTGGGAAATCATTCTGGAAGAAAATCCCTTCCCGGGAATTTGTGGACGGGTTTGCTTTCACCCCTGTGAGCAATCCTGTAACCGCGCTCACTTTGACGAGCCCGTTAATATTAGAGCGGTGGAGCGGTTTCTGTCGGACACGGCCGCAAGATACCGGCTTTCTCCCGATTTGAATCTCCATGACCTTTCGGGATTACGGGTTGCCATAATCGGCTCAGGACCTGCAGGCCTGGCGGCTGCTTACTTTTTTAGAGTCTTCGGCTATTCCTGCGAAGTATTTGAAGCCAGAAGTGAACCGGGAGGGCTCCTGCGATGGGGAATTCCTTCATATCGACTGCCCCTTGAAGTACTCCATCGCTACCTGAAATTCCTGGAAGGTCTCGGAACTGTATTTCACACGTCCCATCCCGTCCCACCTGATGTGATCGGGGAAATGAGCAAGAACTACAACGTGGTTTTTATGGCTCCCGGTACCTGGAAGCCCAGGAGTGGTGGTTTCGAGGGAGTGGAATACGCCGAGGACGGCCTTAACTTTCTGCAGAAGATCAGAGCAGGGCAGGTTGAAAGGCTGGAGGGGGACGTAATTATCATAGGTGGAGGAAATACGGCCGTCGACGTGGCGAGATCTGCAGTAAGAATGGGTGCCCGTCCCCTTATCGTGTACCGGAGACGTCGTGAGGATATGCCGGCATCGGTGGAAGAAATCGAGGCGGCAGAGGAAGAGGGGGTTGAGTTGCTCACACTTCATATGCCCGTGGCAATCCGGCCTGAAGAGGGAAGCTTTAGGGTTGTACTGCGGGAAACCGTCGTAAAAGGAGTGGACGAGGGCGGCCGTGCCGCCTTTGAACCCGGAACAACCGAGCGAGTCATAAAAGCCTCAAGGGTATTTACGGCCATAGGCTTTGAACCCGATCCTCTGTGGCTTCCACCTGCCACCGGTAAAAATGTAATTTCCTGGAACACCGCAACCGTTGTCGTTCCGGAGTCACCCGGTGAGGCGATTAAGGTTTATGCGGGAGACCTGACAACCCCTTCGAAAACCGTAACCTACGCAATTGCGTCGGCAAAGGAAGCGGCCATAGTCTGTGACATTCTAAGAACCAGAGGGCTTTCCTTTGTGAATGAGGAGTTAAAGAGGTCCTCAATTGGAAACGGCCTCTTCTTGTCCATGAATGTCTACAGAAAAGGGCCGAGATCCGGCAGAAGCAAAAAGGTGGTAACCTTTGATGATATAAACGCGGATTACTTTTCCCTGGAGCCGCGCCTCAGGGTGCCTAAACTGCTAATAGAAGAACGGATCGAAAGCTTCCGGGAAATTGAACTCCGCATTGCCGCAAACATCGCAATGAAAGAAGCATCGAGGTGCTTTAATTGCGGGATTTGTAACGACTGCGACAACTGCCGCCTTTTCTGCCCGGATTTATCAGTAAAAATGGACGAGTCGGAACGGGAGCATCGCTTTATAGACTACGATTACTGCAAGGGATGCGGGCTCTGCGTTGCAGAATGCCCGCGCTGTGCGATGAGCCTTGTTGAGGAATCCCATTAG